In the Rhizobium sp. SSA_523 genome, CTGGGCTGCCGAGGTTGATGATCGTCGTCGGAACCTTGATCTGCTTCAGGCTGTCCGCCTGGAAGGCGGTTGCCAGGCCCGGATCGACGATGACCGCAGACATCACGCGCGGATCGAGATTCGATTGCTCGAAATGCGCCTTGTCGAACTCGCGGAGCTTGACGACGGGAGAGGCGACGCGCTTGCCGTCGACAAAACCGAAGCCGCCGGCAAACCACTGGCAATCCATCATCATGGTGTAGCGGTCGCAATAATCGGCATAGGCAGAGAGGTCGGCGCGCCCGCCGATGAGCTCCAGTGCCGTGCTGCCGCCGAGCGAAAAGCCCAGTACACCGATCTTCCCCGCATCGACCGACCCTTTCCAGCGGGCCTCGCCGGTCATCCAGGTGATGATGTTGGAAAGATCCTGCGTCCTTTCCCAGATGCGGGGCGTGGCGATCGGCGTTGAATCGCCGCTGGTCGTGCCGGGATGGTCGGGGCCGGCGACGATGAAGCCTTTCTCCGCCAGGCGGGCCGCAATCCAGGCCATGCCCTGGGCGCGCGAACCGGAGCCGTGCGAGAGCAGGATCAGGGGGTAGTGGCCCGTTTTGACCGGCGCGTCGCGTTTTGCGGAAACGCCGGTGAAGATGCGGTTGTCGCCGACCAGCACATCCGGCGCCGCGGCATCGGTGGGATACCAGACATCCACGGAAAGCGGCTTGCCGCGCTGAAGCGAAGGCACCGAAATCGTCGTGGCGCCAATGGAAGGCTCGGCAGAGGCCGTTAAGGGGAAAACCGTGCCGGTGAGCAGGGATGTCAGGAGAAAGAGTGTTTTCATCGCAGAACCTCGTTGTGGGGGAACGAGGCAAAAGTGACCGAGATGCGGGGCAGGCCTCGACCTCGAACATGTTCAAGGCCGGCCGATATCGTGATCCGGGCCGCACAAAAAAATACGGAACAGCTTCGTCCCGGCCTCGTTAGATCCGAGGTAACCGTCAACAACGGAGGCAGATATGAGCAAGACCGATGTGAAGGAACAGCAGGCGCGCGCCCAGGCGCAGGTGGACAATACCAGCGCCGGCGGCCATCTCGGCGGCACCTATTACGGCCAGGAGCCGGACGGCAAGACGATCAACAGTAATGATCGCGTGGGCGCCAAGGCCCGCCCCAATAACGGCAGCAACTGACCGCTGCCAGGGATAGAGAAGCAGGTTCTAGCGAGGCGGCGCCGTGATGGCGCCGCCTCTCTGGTTTTTTTAGAGCGTGCCGTTACGCTGCTGGATCATCATGAATGTATCGAAGCTGTAATCGGCAATCTGCAGCCAGAGATAGCCGTCCTTCTTGAACGCCTGCTGGCTGTCATAGATCTTCTTGAAGGCGGGATTGCTCGCCGAGATCTCCGCATAGGTTTCCTGCGCTGCCTTATAGCAGACATCGAGAATATCCTGGCTGAAGGGACGCAGGATAGCGCCCTCGGCCACCAGATCACGCAGAGCCTTGGCGTTCAGTGCATCGTATCTTTCAAGCATGAGCGCATTGGCGCGGGCGCAGGCATCCGTAAGGACGCGCTGATAGGCCGGCGGCAGGGACTTGAACTTGTCGAGATTGAAGAAGGCATGGACGGTCGGACCGCCTTCCCACCAGGCAGGGTAGTAGTAGTACTTGGCCACCTTGTAGAAGCCGAGCTTGTAGTCGTCATAGGGGCCGACGAATTCCGTGGCGTCGATCGTGCCCTTCTCCAGCGAGGCATAGACATCGCCGCCGGCAATCTGCTGCGGGGTCACACCGACCTTGGTCATCACCTGGCCGGCAAGCCCGGCGATGCGCATCTTCAGACCCTTGAGGTCATCCACCGTCTTGATTTCCTTGCGGAACCAGCCGCCCATCTGGGCACCGGTATTGCCGGCCGGCAGCGCATACAGATTGTGCCCGGCGAGGAATTCGTTGATCAGTTCATTGCCGCCGCCGACCGAGAACCAGGAATTGGCAAGGCGCGCATTGAGGCCGAAGGGAATGGCAGTGCCGAGTGCGAAAGTCGGATCCTTGCCGACATAGTAATAGGCGCAGGTATGCGCCATCTCGACAGTGCCGGCTGCCACGGCATCGGCGGCCTGAAGCGGCGGTACGATCTCTCCTGCAGCATAGGCCTGGATCTGGAATTTGCCATTGGTCGCTTCCGACACGCTCTTGGCGATCTCGGTTGCCGTTCCAAAAAGGACGTCGAGGCTCTTCGGGAAGGAAGATGTCAGACGCCAGGTGATTTCCGGGTTTTCCTGCGCGATGGCCGGAGCGGCGAGGGCCGTGGCGGCCGCGCCAACGCCGACAGCGCCGGCCTGGCGGAAGAATGATCTGCGGTTCATGAACTCAATGCCTTTGATGAGAAGAGCAGCGGGACTTTGTGATGGAAAAAGCAGCGGGCAGAGCCCCTACAGAGGGGTTGCTAACCATTTTGTTGCCGAATCTGCAAGTCAAATCGCCAAAACTTGCGTTTAGCTGTCGGTTTTTGATGCAATCCTGCGCGCCGCTCTGTCTTCTCCTTTAGCCTTGCAATTTCGGTCTGACGGATTAATTTAGAATAATTCTAAAAAGGATCCATGCCATGTTCCACTTGCTGCGGTCCGGAAGCCGCCGTTCCTTCGACAGCCTGAGCGAGGCGGAAATTCTTGCTCTGGCGATTTCCTCCGAAGAAGAGGATGCGCGCATCTACCAGAGCTATGCCGGATCGCTTTCCCAGCGGGCACCCGATTCCGCCAAGATATTCCGCGACATGGCGGAGGTGGAGCAGTCTCATCGCAACATGCTGATCGCGCAGTTCCGGCAGAGGTTCGGCGAGGATATTCCGCTGATCCGCCGTGAACATGTCCGGGGCTTCTACCAGAGACGGCCCGATTGGCTGGTTTCCAACCTGTCGCTCGATACGATCCGTGCCCAGGCGGAACTGATGGAGGATCAGGCCTTCCGCTTCTATACCGAGGCGGCACGGCGCGTGACGGACGCCTCGACCCGCCGCCTGCTCCGCGATCTGGCGCTGGCGGAGCAGGGGCATGGCGAGATCGCGCATATGCTCGGCGACAAGCATGCGCCGGCGGAGGTTCAGGATGAGGAAAATCACAAGGAACGGCGCCAGTTCATCCTGACCTATGTGCAGCCCGGACTGGCCGGACTGATGGACGGCTCGGTATCAACGCTGGCGCCAATCTTCGCGGCGGCTTTCGCCACGCAGGATACCTGGCAGACCTTCCTGATCGGCCTGTCTGCAAGTGTCGGTGCCGGCATATCCATGGGCTTTACCGAGGCTGCGCATGATGACGGAAAGCTTTCGGGCAGAGGATCGCCGCTCAAGCGTGGCCTTGCCTCCGGCACCATGACCGCGGCGGGCGGACTTGGCCACGCCTTGCCCTATCTCATCCCGCATTTCTGGACCGCTACGATCGTTGCGGCCATCGTGGTCTTCATCGAATTATGGGCAATCGCCTTCATCCAGAACAAATATATGGAGACACCCTTCCTGCGGGCGGTGTTCCAGGTCGTGTTCGGGGGATCTCTGGTGCTGGCCGCCGGCATCATCATCGGCAATGGCTGACGGCTGCCCGCCGGGTCTCGCTGAGGAGAGGACAAAAAAACCCGGCCGAGCCCTGTGGCATCGGCCGGGCGAAATGATCGATTTGATGATTACCGCAGGGCGCCGACGACCACTTCGCGGCCATCTTCGATCGTGACCCAGCGACCGGTGTTGAAGGAGGCCTGACGCTTCAGGAAGGTGTAGGATGTGTCGGTCCACAGCTTCACATCATCGGTCAGGTTGTCGAGAATATAGTCGCCATCGGCGGTCCGCACGGTCAGAACCGCATGACCCT is a window encoding:
- the mbfA gene encoding iron exporter MbfA, producing MFHLLRSGSRRSFDSLSEAEILALAISSEEEDARIYQSYAGSLSQRAPDSAKIFRDMAEVEQSHRNMLIAQFRQRFGEDIPLIRREHVRGFYQRRPDWLVSNLSLDTIRAQAELMEDQAFRFYTEAARRVTDASTRRLLRDLALAEQGHGEIAHMLGDKHAPAEVQDEENHKERRQFILTYVQPGLAGLMDGSVSTLAPIFAAAFATQDTWQTFLIGLSASVGAGISMGFTEAAHDDGKLSGRGSPLKRGLASGTMTAAGGLGHALPYLIPHFWTATIVAAIVVFIELWAIAFIQNKYMETPFLRAVFQVVFGGSLVLAAGIIIGNG
- a CDS encoding TRAP transporter substrate-binding protein, whose product is MNRRSFFRQAGAVGVGAAATALAAPAIAQENPEITWRLTSSFPKSLDVLFGTATEIAKSVSEATNGKFQIQAYAAGEIVPPLQAADAVAAGTVEMAHTCAYYYVGKDPTFALGTAIPFGLNARLANSWFSVGGGNELINEFLAGHNLYALPAGNTGAQMGGWFRKEIKTVDDLKGLKMRIAGLAGQVMTKVGVTPQQIAGGDVYASLEKGTIDATEFVGPYDDYKLGFYKVAKYYYYPAWWEGGPTVHAFFNLDKFKSLPPAYQRVLTDACARANALMLERYDALNAKALRDLVAEGAILRPFSQDILDVCYKAAQETYAEISASNPAFKKIYDSQQAFKKDGYLWLQIADYSFDTFMMIQQRNGTL
- a CDS encoding alpha/beta fold hydrolase, with the protein product MKTLFLLTSLLTGTVFPLTASAEPSIGATTISVPSLQRGKPLSVDVWYPTDAAAPDVLVGDNRIFTGVSAKRDAPVKTGHYPLILLSHGSGSRAQGMAWIAARLAEKGFIVAGPDHPGTTSGDSTPIATPRIWERTQDLSNIITWMTGEARWKGSVDAGKIGVLGFSLGGSTALELIGGRADLSAYADYCDRYTMMMDCQWFAGGFGFVDGKRVASPVVKLREFDKAHFEQSNLDPRVMSAVIVDPGLATAFQADSLKQIKVPTTIINLGSPGGVPVAVYSYKLSAEIPGAQYHQIPGSNHFSFLPVCKPDAQDVLSESGDPDPICDGKGLRDRAEVHQDAERLIIDAFDRAFR